The following are encoded together in the Humulus lupulus chromosome 5, drHumLupu1.1, whole genome shotgun sequence genome:
- the LOC133780005 gene encoding uncharacterized mitochondrial protein AtMg00820-like encodes METRIKSGFPKPNVLTATKYPLNIAAGPHEPSTVSQALASPKWKQAMITEYEGLLSNGTWSLVPPPASTNVVGNKWVFETKFNPDGSAQCHKARLVTKRYHQTLGIDFYETFSSVIKPTTVRIVWLLQFIFLRTFNNLM; translated from the coding sequence ATGGAAACGAGAATCAAATCTGGATTTCCAAAACCAAATGTCTTGACAGCAACTAAATATCCTTTGAATATTGCAGCAGGTCCTCATGAACCATCTACAGTCTCTCAAGCTCTTGCAAGTCCAAAATGGAAGCAAGCCATGATAACTGAATATGAAGGTCTCTTGTCTAATGGCACTTGGTCACTCGTTCCGCCACCTGCCTCTACCAATGTAGTTGGTaataaatgggtgtttgagaccAAGTTTAATCCCGATGGTTCAGCTCAATGCCACAAGGCCCGCTTGGTTACGAAAAGATATCATCAAACTCTGGGAATTGATTTTTATGAGACTTTTAGCTCGGTCATTAAGCCGACTACGGTGCGCATTGTTTGGCTGTTACAGTTCATTTTTCTTAGGACATTCAATAACTTGATGTAA